Below is a window of Arabidopsis thaliana chromosome 2, partial sequence DNA.
agaaatatcaaatttccCTTCAAAAGCCTCTCCTCTCTTTGttcaagtttttttccttGGATGTGCATGTTTCTTGTGGAACAAGGCAGTTCTGTTTTTAAGTAAAATTCATGGCGACGGATTCGTTCATCAAGTTAAATCCAATTTCCTTTAACCGTGCCCGCTTCGACCTCCGAGATTTTGCTGGCATAAGTCCTAAAAGCATCTCTTCTCTGTGTTGCATTAGCCCAAGATTGATATCTTGCAACCATTTCAGCCCGAGAACATTGATATCCGGCGAGAATGGTAACATATTGTTTTCCAAGAAAAAGATCCCCGCGTTTGTCCGATGTCAGGTTAGTTCAAAATCATTAgaaaatttaatcttttttatcGAACATAGTTAATTTTCTTGAATTGTTTAATCCAGACAAGTCTTGGGATCGGAAGGAACCAAAAATGGTGGGAGAAGGAATTGAAACCGAACATGAAGTCGGTTACATCACCGCAAGATCTTGTCGTCTCTTTACGTAACGCTGGAGATAAACTTGTCGTTGTTGATTTCTTCTCGCCTAGTTGTGGTGGCTGCAAAGCTCTTCATCCCAAGGTAAGCCGGTCTTAATCatctgaaaaaaataaaccgGGGACAGCTTTTTACACGAAAGATCTTAAGAATAACTATTTACCAAATTAAGCAAAAACTATTTATAGgatttaatcaaaattaactCAAGTTATGTTGACATTGTGAGTTACTTTAGGTACAGTATCTtggattttatatttttatcgTAAATGTGacttagatatatatatattttcagatATGTAAAATTGCAGAGAAGAATCCGGAAGTAGAGTTTCTACAAGTGAATTATGAAGAACATAGAAGTTTATGTCAAAGTCTTAACATTCATGTTCTTCCCTTCTTCCGCTTCTATCGTGGTTCCTCTGGCCGCGTTTGCAGCTTCAGTTGTACTAATGCCACGGTATCTACGATTCTATTCATTTGTTCATTCCATTAACAACTCGAAacttgattgtttgtttggatttacatttatcatttatgtttatattagTATTGTTCACATTCAAATAAACCCACAAACCATGTTACGTTAAACAAAATCTGTGTTCATTGTAAACATAAATGCAAAACACTTGAGGGTGTGGAATCTGGATCCCTTTCAGAATggcttttttttgtattttacaatttacatATCACACTTTTGAAacttaaatgttttatttttttgtattttacataaaaataaaacattaaagtttcaaaagtgtgatttaaaaagtaaaaaacgcAAACATAAAAGTTGCATttgtaaaaatcaaaacctaatTAAACATGAAATgcacattttgttgttttgtttttgcagataAGGAAATTCAAGGAAGCGTTGGAGAAGCATGGGAGGGAGCAATGTAGCATTGGAGAAACAAAGGGGCTTGAGGAGAAAGAACTTGTCGCCATGGCTGCAAATAAAGACTTGTCATTCGATTATAAACCCACATCGTGTGGAAATATCcaagagcaaaaaaagaaagaaatatttctCCCGAAATCTCCaacttttaataaacaaaaagaagtagaaCATTCTCTACTACTAGTTAGTCCTGCTCCTGCATGAATGGTCTAGCATTGCTGTTACCATTTGCTTGTGTGATTCAATATAGAGTAGTCATATGCATATGTGTATAATGTTAATTGTAAATGCAGGTTCATTTGGGGGGTATAATTGTGTTAAAGTTTCTTGTTTAATTATGTAAGGTGAGATAGACtcgtatttatattttaatctcATTatcgaaaataaaataatgtatgttGTCATGttgtttgaaagaaaagagtaGTGTAACACTAACACATGGCCAAACTATACGTGTCGAAGTTACATGAAATTGTGAGATGTGATAATTTTCAAACAAAGTTTCAATAAGAAGTCACAATCGTATAGTTTCGATAAGTTTTTGTAAGAATGGGACCCACTCGTAtcttacaaaaaccaaacactcCGTGAAGTGGGTCCCATGTAAACAAAGTTAATTAATCTTTAATAAACTGATTGGTAGTTGTTTAATTATCGATCACTCTTCtagatttgtctttttctataatttaatgtcggaaaattgacaaaaaatctTATTCCGTATCATTCTCTGATTCTAGAAATATCTCtctaaattagggttttttctcATAAACAAATACAGTGCTAATTTCATATGtaaacacatatttttatagtttttgttaatataatgGTAATCACATTATTATTGTGGCTAATTTCGTTTGTAGTGCTGTAGTCTTCTTAAGAACCGACCCGTGAAtttctcctcttttctctctgttccatctcttaatttttttctccAGATTTTGAATCCctaagacaaaaataataataacaaagcTTAAAGAAGTCATTACAGAATCATGAACAATCCATTATTATCAATCTCAAACCCAGTAAAGTTCTTTAAACCACCAATTCCGTACAGAATAAGCTTAAACACCACCAttaacaagaaacagaagcaTCAAAGCAAAACCCTTGTCGTGAAATCCAACAAAAGGTCTACAACATCATTGACTAGTAGTGTCTCGCTGGTTAGAAGGAGAAACAACAATGGCGATGGTGAAACGACGCTGGTTAAAAAAGTGGGTAGAGATGAAAAAGGACAAACGGTTCTGTTGTGTGCTTTAGGGTATTGGGTTCAAGGGTTAAGGTGTTTCTCATGGCTTGCTCTTAACTTCCATATGGCTCATTGTCTTAATCTCAAGCCATCGACGCTTCAGCTTGTACAGTACACTGCTAGTCTTCCCATGGTTGCTAAGCCTCTCTATGGAGTTCTCTCTGATGTTCTTTATATTGGCGGTGCTCGTAGAGTTCCTTACATCTCCGTTGGAGGttagttttctttctccaacTGTCCCGGAAAAAACGGTCTCTTTCGCATTATGCTCCAAATGGTCCAATATAGTGTTGTCTCAGTGCTTTTGCAGGGTCTAGCATGGGGTTCGTTGGCGATATTCCCTGGTGCTAGAGAAGTTCTTCCTTCACTTATGGCATTTATTCTGCTTAGTAACCTTGGAGCATCCATTACTGAAGTTTCTCAAGACGCTCTTGTTGCGGAATACGGTTTAAGATATCAGATAAATGGTCTTCAGTCTTATGCACTTATGGCTTCAGCAGTTGGAGGAATCCTTGGGAACTTACTCGGTGGATATTGCTTACTCAAGACACCTCCTAGAATCTTGTTTCTTGCTTTTACAGCTTTGTTATCTCTTCAGCTCattgtttctttatcttctaaAGAAGAATCTGTTAACTTGCCACGGATCGGAGAAGTAACTCCAGAGATAAGCTCTGTTTTGGGGATCGTAAAGAAACAGTTTTTGGATCTTAAGGGAATTGTTCAGGTAGATGAAATCTCCCAGCCTTTGATTTGGATAGTATCTTCCATTGCATTGGTCCCTCTTCTCTCAGGATCAGTCTTCTGCTACCAAACTCAAGTTCTAAACCTTGATCCTTCAGTTATTGGTATGTCAAAGGTTATTGGACAGTTGATGCTTCTCTGTTTAACTGTTGTTTATGATCGTTACTGGAAGAAACTTCCCATGAGGGCGTTGATCCATATCGTGCAACTCCTGTACGCGTTTTCATTACTGTTTGATTATATCTTGGTGAAGCAAATAAATCTCGCGTTCGGGATCTCAAACACGGCTTTTGTGCTCTGTTTCTCTAGTGTAGCGGAAATTCTTGCACAGTTCAAGATTCttcctttctctgttttgctaGCAAATATGTGCCCTGGAGGCTGTGAAGGATCAATCACTTCTTTCCTTGCTTCTACtctgtgtttgtcatcagtTGTAAGCGGATTCACTGGAGTTGGAATGGCTAATATGATCGGGATAACATCGAAGAATTACTCAAACCTGCCTGCAGGAATTCTGATACAGTCTTTGGCAGCTTTGGTGCCTTTGTGGTTTATTCATTATGTTCCAATGTTAGAGCCTGGTTTTGAGAGAGAAGGGAAGAGAGCTATGAGTAAGAAAAGCAGAAGGAATAGACGTGTAGGGAGAGTCATAGGTCAGGAAAGTTTTGCTTACCGGCGggaaagagaaacataaacaagaaTCAGTCTGAGTTATAGTTAGAGCTAGTTCTTCAGCTGACATAACATTGTTTCTTGGGAGGAGAAGATTTTGTGCCCATGTAAGTAAGGATGGATACTGATGTTGGTAAACATAAAAGTCCCAAGATTGACAAGAATCTCATAAATCCAATCAAAGCAATGTTATATCTCAGTTCACACCAATCTTGCTGCAGCAACTCCAAGAATCTCCCCACTGTTTCATTCATCGTTCTTGGTTTGGAGACATGAGATGTCATTTCTTCCAAGACAAGCCAACGCACAGTGTAATATCTTGTACTAGGATAACAATGACCTAGAAATGaaattaaagttttggttAGACCATTTTTTGAATAGTAATGAAATTGCTATGtaatgaaagaaaatttagGATGTgaattaaagttttgattagACCATTTTGAATAGTAATGAAATTGGTATGTTATTTTGTAAGAGATTTACGGTTTTCAGAAAGATTGTTTGAATAGATTTATTAGCAAATTGGAATATTCAGTGGCTGAGATTAAAGATTCCGATGATCTTGTGGTTGTGATTTTAGGAACCTAGTAAATTAGGAGGTGTCACTTTAGGGATTAATGGTTTTGCATAGTTGATTTCTCTATTTAAGAGCAACTCTGACTTCTCTATTGCTTCATTACTCGAAATCCTATGTTCCTCCTTGGCTCTTCCACCTCCGATCACCTACCACAACAAGTTTTTCTCCTCCTTTTTTCGAGTCTTTCTCTTCcccttttcaaaatttttgaCCATCCATCATGTTTCTATATCATGAAGGGAAACCATCATCGTCACAAAGTTCATTCTTTCCGAGTAACACTTTTGGTAAGATTTCTAACACATATATCACGTTTAAACTATCCTCTAgagtttaaaataaatcatatatgttAGACATTGTTCAACATTAAAATATGGTGGAGGCAATAGATCCAAAGTTTACTAGACCACTTATTTTTGCCGATCAACGACGGTCAATGGCCAAGTCATAttctcaaatttttttctAGTAGTGATCCGAATACTCTGACCTTCTCTCCTAGTCTAAATAGGATTCTAGGAATCTATCTTTGacatcaaagattttgatatgAACATCTAAGTGAGCAGGgtccaaaaattaaatattagtcTAAAAAgtgtaattttctttataatttattttttggataaaaaatgaaagtttttgtAAGTTAATATATTGATATAATCACTTTCAAAGATTTCATATATCAATATAAGGAAATGAATATTCTTTTATGTtataaaagatatattttatcCAAAAGTGATAAGAGCACTTGAATACAAATGTGGATTGTACTGGCAtagaaacaaatcttttatatattaattgagaAGTATATTTCAGAGTCTAATGGTAAAATTTTAAGGAAATTACCAAATAAATGACATTAgaaattaaatacaaataatttttcatttattttcctttaatttAAATAGAAATGTATAGTTCCTTTTTgcttgaaaaaaaataaaatataaaaggaaacatacatttatatttaaattaatgaatataataaaatatattgtatttaaTGGAAACGTCATTTTGGTaactttcttataaaaaaaataagattctagtctgaaatatattttttaattaatatagaaAGATATGTTTTAATGTTAGTACAAATCACATTAAACAATTTTGaactattaaaatttaatgtaGACGATTAAGatcaaagttaaaaaaaatatctcaaaaagATCAGTCATTTCCTCTATAAATACGTGATTTTAGTCCATTGTCAAAACGTCAAAAACTTGTACGCAAGGATggaaaaaccaaataattagtacagaagaaaatatttgtctCTTAAGTcttaatagatccaactagCCGAAGAAATGAGGTATTTTACAAACTTTCATTTATAATTCTATTAGTTATTAATTATGATGAATTCCGATCTTAAGTTCATAcaaatgtatatgtattttaatgttaaaaatatctaattaatcACAAAACTAATctgtaataaaaatagatttaaagATTTGTCAActacaaaattttctttttgaaagttaaaattttcaaagtcATTCTTTTGTAACATCTTTTCCATTCGTAATATTTGCCTATACGTACgaattatttacaaattaacTAAATCCAATTTTGAATATACGTATATTTTTCCAATATACAGGAACAGTTCCGTTGACAAGTTGAGACAACCTCGAAGTAATGCAAACACTTTAAGGCCGGATCCGATTCGTGACCCGAATAGTTTCCGGATTCGGAGCCCAGGTGTTGTTTCTGTCTTCGGTTCATTGGGAAGGATGAGTACATTGTTACCATTTCCTGACCTCAACCTCATGCCGGATTCTCAATCCTCCACCGCCGGAACCACAGCCGGCGACACTGTAGTCACCGGAAAGTTAGAAGTGAAATCGGAACCAATTGAGGAATGGC
It encodes the following:
- the ACHT3 gene encoding atypical CYS HIS rich thioredoxin 3 (atypical CYS HIS rich thioredoxin 3 (ACHT3); FUNCTIONS IN: protein binding; INVOLVED IN: cell redox homeostasis; LOCATED IN: chloroplast; EXPRESSED IN: 9 plant structures; EXPRESSED DURING: L mature pollen stage, M germinated pollen stage, 4 anthesis, C globular stage, petal differentiation and expansion stage; CONTAINS InterPro DOMAIN/s: Thioredoxin fold (InterPro:IPR012335), Thioredoxin, core (InterPro:IPR015467), Thioredoxin-like (InterPro:IPR017936), Thioredoxin domain (InterPro:IPR013766), Thioredoxin-like fold (InterPro:IPR012336); BEST Arabidopsis thaliana protein match is: atypical CYS HIS rich thioredoxin 4 (TAIR:AT1G08570.2); Has 2991 Blast hits to 2904 proteins in 568 species: Archae - 19; Bacteria - 487; Metazoa - 929; Fungi - 413; Plants - 623; Viruses - 3; Other Eukaryotes - 517 (source: NCBI BLink).): MATDSFIKLNPISFNRARFDLRDFAGISPKSISSLCCISPRLISCNHFSPRTLISGENGNILFSKKKIPAFVRCQTSLGIGRNQKWWEKELKPNMKSVTSPQDLVVSLRNAGDKLVVVDFFSPSCGGCKALHPKICKIAEKNPEVEFLQVNYEEHRSLCQSLNIHVLPFFRFYRGSSGRVCSFSCTNATIRKFKEALEKHGREQCSIGETKGLEEKELVAMAANKDLSFDYKPTSCGNIQEQKKKEIFLPKSPTFNKQKEVEHSLLLVSPAPA
- a CDS encoding Major facilitator superfamily protein (Major facilitator superfamily protein; FUNCTIONS IN: transporter activity; INVOLVED IN: transport; LOCATED IN: endomembrane system, membrane; CONTAINS InterPro DOMAIN/s: Major facilitator superfamily, general substrate transporter (InterPro:IPR016196), Biopterin transport-related protein BT1 (InterPro:IPR004324); BEST Arabidopsis thaliana protein match is: Major facilitator superfamily protein (TAIR:AT1G04570.1); Has 566 Blast hits to 559 proteins in 121 species: Archae - 4; Bacteria - 103; Metazoa - 0; Fungi - 7; Plants - 244; Viruses - 0; Other Eukaryotes - 208 (source: NCBI BLink).), coding for MNNPLLSISNPVKFFKPPIPYRISLNTTINKKQKHQSKTLVVKSNKRSTTSLTSSVSLVRRRNNNGDGETTLVKKVGRDEKGQTVLLCALGYWVQGLRCFSWLALNFHMAHCLNLKPSTLQLVQYTASLPMVAKPLYGVLSDVLYIGGARRVPYISVGVLLQGLAWGSLAIFPGAREVLPSLMAFILLSNLGASITEVSQDALVAEYGLRYQINGLQSYALMASAVGGILGNLLGGYCLLKTPPRILFLAFTALLSLQLIVSLSSKEESVNLPRIGEVTPEISSVLGIVKKQFLDLKGIVQVDEISQPLIWIVSSIALVPLLSGSVFCYQTQVLNLDPSVIGMSKVIGQLMLLCLTVVYDRYWKKLPMRALIHIVQLLYAFSLLFDYILVKQINLAFGISNTAFVLCFSSVAEILAQFKILPFSVLLANMCPGGCEGSITSFLASTLCLSSVVSGFTGVGMANMIGITSKNYSNLPAGILIQSLAALVPLWFIHYVPMLEPGFEREGKRAMSKKSRRNRRVGRVIGQESFAYRRERET
- a CDS encoding Major facilitator superfamily protein, yielding MAHCLNLKPSTLQLVQYTASLPMVAKPLYGVLSDVLYIGGARRVPYISVGVLLQGLAWGSLAIFPGAREVLPSLMAFILLSNLGASITEVSQDALVAEYGLRYQINGLQSYALMASAVGGILGNLLGGYCLLKTPPRILFLAFTALLSLQLIVSLSSKEESVNLPRIGEVTPEISSVLGIVKKQFLDLKGIVQVDEISQPLIWIVSSIALVPLLSGSVFCYQTQVLNLDPSVIGMSKVIGQLMLLCLTVVYDRYWKKLPMRALIHIVQLLYAFSLLFDYILVKQINLAFGISNTAFVLCFSSVAEILAQFKILPFSVLLANMCPGGCEGSITSFLASTLCLSSVVSGFTGVGMANMIGITSKNYSNLPAGILIQSLAALVPLWFIHYVPMLEPGFEREGKRAMSKKSRRNRRVGRVIGQESFAYRRERET
- a CDS encoding Major facilitator superfamily protein, with translation MAFILLSNLGASITEVSQDALVAEYGLRYQINGLQSYALMASAVGGILGNLLGGYCLLKTPPRILFLAFTALLSLQLIVSLSSKEESVNLPRIGEVTPEISSVLGIVKKQFLDLKGIVQVDEISQPLIWIVSSIALVPLLSGSVFCYQTQVLNLDPSVIGMSKVIGQLMLLCLTVVYDRYWKKLPMRALIHIVQLLYAFSLLFDYILVKQINLAFGISNTAFVLCFSSVAEILAQFKILPFSVLLANMCPGGCEGSITSFLASTLCLSSVVSGFTGVGMANMIGITSKNYSNLPAGILIQSLAALVPLWFIHYVPMLEPGFEREGKRAMSKKSRRNRRVGRVIGQESFAYRRERET